The Cupriavidus nantongensis genome has a segment encoding these proteins:
- a CDS encoding Bug family tripartite tricarboxylate transporter substrate binding protein, producing MQQAFRSRRRFLGIFPAALALLGAATPPVARAAETDAFPARPIRFIVPFPSGSGTDTTARMFAKKIGELTGQGVVVENKPGGNGFIGVQTALNAPADGYTVFLGSNSTLSTNAATFRKLPYDPLTDFAPITLLSRGPCVIIVPAGSPYRTLAELLDDARKRPGALNYGTGSISYTLYSEWLNELARIKTTAVPYKGAGDAINGVMAANVDFAVVDATGAIELARGGKVRALAYTAPQRSPLLPDVPSIVEAGLPDFLAYNWVAAAVSAKTPPAVVKRLQDLFTQAGNAPDVREYYTRQSTKLILSSPAEMRQYQKDEIERWKRLAAVAKIPLQ from the coding sequence ATGCAACAGGCATTCCGTTCCCGCCGCCGCTTCCTCGGAATCTTTCCGGCCGCGCTGGCGCTGCTGGGCGCAGCCACGCCGCCGGTAGCGCGCGCAGCCGAGACCGACGCCTTTCCGGCCCGGCCGATCCGCTTCATCGTGCCCTTCCCTTCGGGCAGCGGCACCGACACCACCGCGCGCATGTTCGCCAAGAAGATCGGCGAGCTGACCGGCCAGGGCGTGGTGGTCGAAAACAAGCCCGGCGGCAACGGCTTTATCGGCGTGCAGACCGCGCTGAACGCGCCGGCCGACGGCTATACCGTCTTTCTCGGCAGCAACTCCACGCTGTCGACCAATGCCGCCACCTTCCGCAAGCTGCCGTATGACCCGCTGACCGACTTCGCGCCGATCACGCTGCTGTCGCGCGGCCCGTGCGTGATCATCGTGCCGGCCGGCTCGCCCTACCGCACGCTGGCCGAGCTGCTGGACGACGCGCGCAAGCGTCCGGGCGCGCTGAACTACGGCACGGGCTCGATCTCGTACACGCTGTATTCGGAATGGCTCAACGAGCTGGCCCGCATCAAGACCACGGCGGTGCCGTACAAGGGCGCGGGCGATGCCATCAATGGCGTGATGGCGGCCAATGTCGATTTCGCCGTGGTCGATGCCACCGGCGCGATCGAGCTGGCCCGCGGTGGCAAGGTGCGCGCACTGGCCTACACCGCACCGCAGCGCTCGCCGCTGCTGCCGGACGTGCCGTCCATCGTCGAAGCCGGCCTGCCGGACTTCCTGGCCTACAACTGGGTCGCGGCGGCGGTGTCGGCCAAAACGCCGCCGGCGGTGGTGAAGCGGCTGCAGGACCTGTTCACGCAGGCCGGCAATGCCCCGGATGTGCGCGAGTACTACACGCGCCAGTCGACCAAGCTGATCCTGTCGTCGCCGGCCGAGATGCGGCAATACCAGAAGGATGAAATCGAGCGCTGGAAGCGGCTTGCGGCCGTGGCGAAGATCCCGCTGCAGTAA
- a CDS encoding acyl-CoA dehydrogenase family protein, with the protein MNFELDEEHRMLKDLVARFVREQLIPLEPTVLAREAAGGQMALLPEEQARLDAMSRELGLWGLDAPTELGGSDLPTVAMVGVNEELGKTITPYDLPPDSPNLRMLMLTASAAQRERYLAPYARGETVSAIAISEPGAGGDPAMMATRAERDGDHWVLNGRKIWISRAARADWTIVMAVTDKARGARGGISAFIVERGTPGLRVERRIPMIGGASTYEVVLEDCRIPATQLLGAEGQGFAPMQARLSTRRVQMAAWCIGRAQRALDMICEYAPQRQTFGAPLAQRQAIQWWVADAATRIHACRLMTYEAASRIDAGEEARTQVSMIKVFATEMAWDVIDQAMQTFGAMGMTKELPLQQMANETRLMRIYEGPSEVHRWVIARDLLGLRR; encoded by the coding sequence ATGAACTTTGAACTGGACGAAGAACACCGCATGCTCAAGGACCTGGTCGCGCGTTTCGTGCGCGAGCAGCTGATCCCGCTGGAACCCACGGTGCTGGCGCGCGAAGCCGCTGGCGGCCAGATGGCGCTGCTGCCCGAAGAGCAGGCGCGCCTGGACGCGATGTCGCGCGAACTGGGCCTGTGGGGCCTGGATGCCCCGACCGAGCTGGGCGGCTCCGACCTGCCGACGGTGGCGATGGTGGGGGTCAATGAAGAACTGGGCAAGACCATCACCCCCTATGACCTGCCGCCGGATTCGCCCAACCTGCGCATGCTGATGCTGACCGCGAGCGCGGCCCAGCGCGAGCGCTACCTGGCCCCGTATGCGCGCGGCGAGACCGTGTCGGCCATCGCCATCTCGGAACCGGGCGCCGGCGGCGATCCGGCCATGATGGCCACGCGCGCCGAGCGCGATGGCGACCACTGGGTGCTGAACGGGCGCAAGATCTGGATCAGCCGAGCGGCGCGCGCCGACTGGACCATCGTCATGGCCGTGACCGACAAGGCCCGCGGCGCGCGCGGCGGCATCTCGGCGTTTATCGTCGAGCGCGGCACGCCCGGGCTGCGGGTCGAGCGGCGCATCCCGATGATCGGCGGCGCCTCGACCTATGAAGTGGTGCTGGAAGACTGCCGCATCCCCGCCACGCAATTGCTCGGCGCCGAAGGACAGGGCTTTGCGCCGATGCAGGCGCGGCTGTCGACGCGGCGCGTGCAGATGGCGGCCTGGTGCATCGGCCGCGCCCAGCGCGCGCTGGACATGATCTGCGAGTACGCCCCGCAGCGCCAGACCTTCGGCGCGCCGCTGGCGCAGCGCCAGGCGATCCAGTGGTGGGTGGCCGACGCCGCCACGCGCATCCATGCCTGCCGGCTGATGACCTACGAAGCCGCCAGCCGCATCGACGCCGGCGAGGAAGCCCGCACGCAGGTGTCGATGATCAAGGTGTTCGCCACCGAAATGGCCTGGGACGTGATCGACCAGGCCATGCAGACCTTCGGCGCGATGGGCATGACCAAGGAGCTGCCGCTGCAGCAGATGGCCAACGAGACCCGGCTGATGCGCATCTACGAAGGCCCCAGCGAAGTGCACCGCTGGGTCATTGCGCGCGACCTGCTCGGGCTGCGCCGCTAG
- a CDS encoding LysR family transcriptional regulator has protein sequence METRDIEYILAVAAHGGIGRAAEALGISQPALTKAVQRVEAQAGLPLFERTANGIAATYAGTRFLERARRIQLEYQDGIKEMLGIRTGEQGILRVGYSPSIPVDVVLGACQQLVRERPVARLRLRRRLARDLLDLLADGELDMAVAPTPSGALADTFAVQPLFDDRLVVVADQGHALLRRRKLRLADLADQEWLLPERHITLRQQVDAAFRQRGLPEPQPRIEIDFGSSSLFALMQGTQMLSIANASGDAMQRGLRVLPLGVEELDLRRRIGVVTREGAYLSPLAQRLTVLLREHSG, from the coding sequence ATGGAGACGCGGGATATCGAATACATCCTCGCCGTGGCGGCGCACGGCGGCATCGGCCGCGCCGCCGAGGCGCTGGGGATCAGCCAGCCGGCGCTGACCAAGGCGGTGCAGCGGGTGGAAGCGCAGGCGGGGTTGCCGCTGTTCGAACGCACCGCCAACGGCATCGCCGCGACCTACGCCGGCACCCGCTTCCTCGAGCGCGCGCGGCGCATCCAGCTGGAGTACCAGGACGGCATCAAGGAGATGCTGGGCATCCGCACCGGCGAGCAGGGCATCCTGCGGGTGGGCTATTCACCGTCGATCCCGGTCGATGTTGTGCTGGGCGCGTGCCAGCAGCTGGTGCGCGAGCGCCCGGTGGCGCGGCTGCGGCTGCGCCGCCGGCTCGCGCGCGACCTGCTGGACCTGCTTGCGGACGGGGAGCTGGACATGGCGGTGGCGCCCACCCCGTCCGGCGCGCTGGCGGACACCTTCGCGGTGCAGCCGCTGTTCGATGACCGGCTGGTGGTGGTGGCCGACCAGGGCCACGCGCTGCTGCGGCGGCGCAAGCTGCGGCTGGCAGATCTGGCCGACCAGGAATGGCTGCTGCCCGAGCGGCATATCACGCTGCGCCAGCAGGTCGACGCGGCGTTCCGCCAGCGCGGCCTGCCGGAGCCGCAGCCGCGCATCGAGATCGACTTTGGCAGCAGCTCGCTGTTCGCGCTGATGCAGGGCACGCAGATGCTGAGCATCGCCAACGCCAGCGGCGACGCCATGCAGCGCGGCCTGCGCGTGCTGCCGCTGGGCGTGGAGGAACTGGACCTGCGCCGGCGCATCGGCGTGGTCACGCGCGAAGGCGCCTACCTGTCGCCGCTGGCGCAGCGGCTGACGGTGCTGCTGCGCGAGCATAGCGGCTAG
- a CDS encoding acyl-CoA synthetase, protein MGFAYFLRRAARYWGDQPAILYQDQVVTYRQLDERSTRLANALLALGLRPGDRVAVQSRNRPELVELECALYKAGLVKAALNPRFTAAEASDVVENCTPRVLIAGPGYTGYDRTTAGFGSIETFIAIGAAPAGYVEYEALLANAGTTAPDITPAADDLAVLHFSSGSTGKIKAAMQSYGNRMAALRKVVLGMDRPARPGDRLALIGPVTHASGMLMQPYLYVGATLVLFDKFEPAHFLAEVARLRITHVFMVPAMINMLLAEPTLAQADLSSLKTLAYGAAPMAPARIREAWERIGPILSQGYGASESTSGVTRLSTSDHADAIASHPERLASCGRALGETEVRVVDEHGKEVAVGEIGELVIRGEDVFHGYWNAPELTREVLVDGWLHTGDMARVDEAGYLYLVDRKKDMIISGGFNVYPTEVEATLYQHPDVLEACVISVPDDTWGESVKAVVTLRPGREATAQQLIAHCRERIADYKSPRSVDFVAELPKNASGKLARKIVRERYWQGVGRRVN, encoded by the coding sequence ATGGGTTTCGCGTATTTCCTGCGCCGCGCCGCGCGTTACTGGGGCGACCAGCCCGCCATCCTCTACCAGGACCAGGTGGTGACCTATCGCCAGCTCGACGAACGCTCGACGCGGCTGGCCAATGCGCTGCTGGCGCTGGGCCTGCGTCCAGGCGACCGCGTCGCGGTGCAGTCGCGCAACCGGCCCGAGCTGGTCGAACTGGAATGCGCGCTGTACAAGGCCGGCCTGGTCAAGGCCGCGCTCAACCCGCGCTTTACCGCGGCCGAGGCCAGCGACGTGGTCGAGAACTGCACCCCGCGCGTGCTGATCGCGGGCCCGGGCTATACCGGCTATGACCGCACCACGGCAGGCTTCGGCAGCATCGAGACCTTTATCGCCATCGGCGCGGCGCCCGCCGGCTATGTCGAATACGAGGCGCTGCTGGCCAACGCCGGCACCACCGCGCCCGACATCACCCCGGCGGCCGACGACCTCGCCGTGCTGCATTTCTCGTCGGGCTCCACCGGCAAGATCAAGGCCGCCATGCAGAGCTACGGCAACCGCATGGCGGCGCTGCGCAAGGTGGTGTTGGGCATGGACCGCCCCGCCCGCCCCGGCGACCGGCTGGCGCTGATCGGCCCGGTCACGCATGCGTCCGGCATGCTGATGCAGCCCTACCTGTACGTGGGCGCGACCCTGGTGCTGTTCGACAAATTCGAGCCGGCGCACTTCCTGGCCGAAGTCGCGCGCCTGCGCATCACCCATGTGTTCATGGTGCCGGCGATGATCAACATGCTGCTGGCCGAGCCCACGCTGGCGCAGGCCGACCTGTCGAGCCTGAAGACGCTGGCCTACGGCGCCGCGCCGATGGCGCCGGCACGCATCCGCGAGGCCTGGGAGCGCATCGGCCCGATCCTGTCGCAGGGCTATGGCGCCAGCGAATCGACCTCGGGCGTCACGCGGCTGTCCACCAGCGATCATGCCGATGCGATCGCCAGCCATCCGGAACGCCTGGCCTCGTGCGGCCGCGCGCTGGGCGAGACCGAAGTGCGCGTGGTCGACGAGCACGGCAAGGAAGTCGCGGTGGGCGAGATCGGCGAACTGGTGATCCGCGGCGAAGACGTGTTCCACGGCTACTGGAACGCGCCCGAGCTGACGCGCGAGGTCCTGGTCGACGGCTGGCTGCATACCGGCGACATGGCGCGCGTCGACGAGGCCGGCTACCTGTACCTGGTCGACCGCAAGAAGGACATGATCATCTCCGGCGGCTTCAACGTCTACCCGACCGAGGTCGAGGCCACGCTGTACCAGCACCCCGACGTGCTCGAGGCCTGCGTCATCAGCGTGCCGGACGACACCTGGGGCGAAAGCGTCAAGGCCGTGGTCACGCTGCGTCCCGGGCGCGAGGCCACCGCGCAGCAGCTGATCGCGCATTGCCGCGAGCGCATCGCCGACTACAAGTCGCCGCGCTCGGTCGACTTTGTCGCCGAGCTGCCCAAGAACGCCAGCGGCAAGCTGGCCCGCAAGATCGTGCGCGAACGCTACTGGCAAGGCGTCGGACGCCGCGTCAACTGA
- a CDS encoding enoyl-CoA hydratase/isomerase family protein translates to MSSAAEIHVTRDGHVARVVLSRPPHNFVDAEVMRRLADTLLALDDDHHCRAIVLASGVGAFCAGADFSGTGQDEVASDPAAFYVHAMKLYRNRKPIVAAVAGAAIGAGLGLALVADFRVTCAEARFSANFNRLGFHPGFGLSLTLPRLVGEQQAALLCYTGRRITGTEAVSIGLADELVARDEVDARAMALAQEIAASAPLAVETTRATLRDGLADRIAEINQRELAIQRGQFLSEDFREGVAAMAARRAPVFQRR, encoded by the coding sequence ATGTCATCCGCTGCCGAGATCCACGTCACCCGCGACGGCCACGTCGCCCGCGTGGTGCTGTCCCGCCCGCCGCACAACTTTGTCGATGCCGAGGTGATGCGGCGCCTGGCCGATACCCTGCTGGCGCTCGACGACGACCACCATTGCCGCGCCATCGTGCTGGCCTCTGGCGTCGGCGCGTTCTGCGCCGGTGCCGACTTCAGCGGCACCGGCCAGGATGAAGTCGCAAGCGACCCCGCCGCCTTCTATGTGCATGCGATGAAGCTGTACCGCAACCGCAAGCCGATCGTCGCCGCGGTGGCGGGCGCCGCCATCGGCGCGGGGCTGGGGCTGGCGCTGGTGGCGGACTTCCGCGTGACCTGCGCCGAGGCGCGCTTCAGCGCCAACTTCAACCGACTGGGCTTCCATCCGGGTTTCGGCCTGAGCCTGACGCTGCCGCGCCTGGTGGGCGAGCAGCAGGCAGCGCTGCTGTGCTACACCGGCCGGCGCATCACCGGGACCGAGGCAGTCAGCATCGGCCTGGCCGACGAACTGGTCGCCCGGGACGAGGTCGATGCCCGCGCCATGGCGCTGGCGCAGGAGATCGCTGCCTCGGCCCCGCTCGCGGTGGAAACCACGCGCGCCACGCTGCGCGACGGGCTGGCCGACCGCATTGCCGAGATCAACCAGCGCGAGCTGGCGATCCAGCGCGGACAGTTCCTCAGCGAGGATTTCCGCGAGGGCGTCGCCGCCATGGCCGCGCGCCGCGCCCCCGTGTTCCAGCGCCGTTGA
- a CDS encoding acyl-CoA dehydrogenase family protein yields MFDHLTNPVLLEIRAGIRRFIDEELRPLEHELGLGSEDPWPRETLRQVWRRSSELGFYAACLPTALGGKGLNIQEQCALKADLAASGSTLAAHVLGDLGGPPRVGNMLKYATPGQLERYFKPVIRGEKSTCFALTETHSGSDAQSIKTSAVADGDDLVINGGKHYISGAPFADFAIVMCVTDATSTPPAITAVLVDLDLPGVTVTNEYVPMSGQHIDGDIRFDNVRVPRANIFGGEGNGFKLGMSRINVNRLLHCPSMLGLAMRAYQSSVEYAGQRRQFGGPIARFQAIQHMLADMAAALWACESMIAHTAALADAGADLRMKAAACKLFVSERCFEVADKAVQIHGNVGVTRGHPIEQTFRKLRMFRIFTGTSEIQRNTIARAILEPLQQKA; encoded by the coding sequence ATGTTCGACCACCTGACCAACCCCGTCCTGCTGGAAATCCGCGCCGGCATCCGCCGCTTTATCGACGAAGAGCTGCGCCCGCTTGAACACGAACTCGGCCTGGGTTCCGAGGACCCGTGGCCGCGCGAGACCCTGCGCCAGGTCTGGCGCCGCTCCAGCGAGCTGGGCTTCTACGCCGCCTGCCTGCCCACCGCGCTCGGCGGCAAGGGCCTGAACATCCAGGAGCAATGCGCGCTCAAGGCCGACCTGGCCGCGAGCGGCTCGACCCTGGCCGCGCACGTGCTGGGCGACCTGGGCGGCCCGCCGCGCGTGGGCAACATGCTGAAATACGCCACGCCCGGGCAGCTCGAGCGGTATTTCAAGCCGGTGATCCGCGGCGAGAAATCGACCTGCTTCGCGCTGACGGAAACGCATTCCGGCTCCGATGCGCAGAGCATCAAGACCTCGGCCGTGGCCGACGGCGATGACCTGGTCATCAACGGCGGCAAGCACTACATCAGCGGCGCGCCGTTTGCCGACTTTGCCATCGTCATGTGCGTGACCGACGCCACCTCGACGCCGCCGGCCATCACCGCGGTGCTGGTCGACCTGGACCTGCCGGGCGTGACCGTCACCAACGAATACGTGCCGATGTCCGGCCAGCATATCGACGGCGATATCCGCTTCGACAACGTGCGCGTGCCGCGCGCCAACATCTTTGGCGGCGAAGGCAACGGCTTCAAGCTGGGCATGTCGCGCATCAACGTGAACCGCCTGCTGCACTGCCCCAGCATGCTGGGGCTGGCCATGCGCGCCTATCAGTCGTCGGTCGAATATGCCGGCCAGCGCCGCCAGTTCGGCGGCCCGATCGCGCGCTTCCAGGCGATCCAGCACATGCTGGCCGACATGGCCGCGGCGCTGTGGGCCTGCGAAAGCATGATCGCGCACACCGCCGCGCTGGCCGACGCCGGCGCCGACCTGCGCATGAAGGCCGCGGCGTGCAAGCTCTTTGTCTCGGAGCGCTGCTTCGAGGTGGCGGACAAGGCCGTGCAGATCCACGGCAATGTCGGCGTCACGCGCGGCCATCCGATCGAGCAGACCTTTCGCAAGCTGCGCATGTTTCGCATCTTTACCGGCACCAGCGAGATCCAGCGCAACACCATCGCGCGGGCTATCCTGGAACCGCTGCAACAGAAAGCCTGA
- a CDS encoding IclR family transcriptional regulator: MLLRAFRVGTTSLTNAELAGRTGLPRPTVSRLTRSLVDAGFLRYDVNERAYRLAPVVLSLADAFHQSSRAPEIALPLMRKVAEAGKVNVGLAVGDQLEMVYLASIRHSRDSVSRTRRVVPGSRVPMELTAIGLSWLAAQPEEVRRDLLAGIAARQGEAWPGMRARVLRGIAQAQRHGHCTAAYQPGHLLAVGAAFSGPDQQLYGLNISYPFSDTERRRDHARHAAQLTRLVAEIQQAWRRAAG, translated from the coding sequence GTGCTGCTGCGTGCCTTCCGTGTCGGCACCACCAGCCTGACCAATGCGGAACTGGCCGGGCGCACCGGCCTGCCGCGCCCGACCGTGAGCCGGCTGACGCGTTCGCTGGTCGATGCCGGTTTCCTGCGCTACGACGTCAACGAGCGCGCCTACCGGCTGGCGCCGGTGGTGCTGAGCCTGGCCGATGCCTTCCACCAGTCCAGCCGCGCGCCGGAGATTGCGCTGCCGCTGATGCGCAAGGTGGCCGAGGCCGGCAAGGTCAACGTGGGGCTGGCGGTGGGGGACCAGCTGGAGATGGTGTACCTGGCGTCGATCCGGCACAGCCGCGACAGCGTCTCGCGCACGCGCCGCGTGGTGCCGGGCTCGCGCGTGCCGATGGAGCTGACGGCGATCGGCCTGTCATGGCTGGCGGCGCAGCCGGAGGAGGTGCGCAGGGACCTGCTGGCCGGCATCGCCGCCCGCCAGGGCGAGGCCTGGCCGGGCATGCGCGCGCGCGTGCTGCGCGGCATCGCGCAGGCTCAGCGGCACGGCCATTGCACCGCGGCCTACCAGCCGGGGCATCTGCTGGCCGTGGGCGCGGCCTTCTCGGGTCCGGACCAGCAGCTGTACGGGCTCAACATCAGCTACCCGTTCAGCGACACCGAGCGTCGCCGCGACCACGCGCGCCATGCCGCGCAGCTGACGCGGCTGGTGGCCGAGATCCAGCAAGCCTGGCGGCGCGCCGCCGGCTAG
- a CDS encoding CaiB/BaiF CoA transferase family protein produces the protein MSAADSEADKRAAPAGPLDGIRVLDLTAVVLGPLATQVLADFGADVIKVEGPEGDLMRANGVSQHAGMSSIYLALNRNKRSVVLDLKTAEGAAALRGLIAGADVLVHNMRVAAIERLGFGYAEVARINPRIVYCMATGFGQDGPHRDKPAFDDIIQAGCGLVALGSAGGERPEYVPSLLADKTTGLALANAVLAALLYRERHGVGQLVEVPMLETMTAFVMTEHLGGLTFDPPPAGAGYARLLQGGRRPAPTRDGWICALPYTERHWQAFFRAVGRDDLAERYDVADRAQRNANIRALYGHLAELTPARSTDEWMQLFESLDIPATPIYGLDALVDHPHLRAVGLFQQTQHPTEGPLRELRPAARFSATPLSLRRHAPALGEHTDEVLRELGIAQDARQS, from the coding sequence ATGAGCGCAGCAGACAGCGAAGCGGACAAGCGCGCGGCACCGGCCGGCCCGCTCGACGGCATCCGTGTGCTCGACCTGACCGCGGTCGTGCTCGGCCCGCTGGCAACGCAGGTGCTGGCCGACTTCGGCGCCGACGTGATCAAGGTCGAAGGCCCCGAGGGCGACCTGATGCGCGCCAATGGCGTGTCGCAGCACGCCGGCATGAGCTCGATCTACCTGGCGCTGAACCGCAACAAGCGCTCGGTCGTGCTCGACCTGAAGACCGCCGAGGGCGCGGCGGCGCTGCGCGGCCTGATTGCCGGCGCCGACGTGCTGGTGCACAACATGCGCGTCGCGGCGATCGAGCGGCTGGGCTTCGGCTATGCCGAGGTCGCGCGCATCAACCCGCGCATCGTCTATTGCATGGCCACCGGCTTCGGCCAGGACGGCCCGCACCGCGACAAGCCGGCCTTCGACGACATCATCCAGGCCGGCTGCGGCCTGGTCGCGCTGGGCTCCGCAGGCGGCGAGCGCCCGGAATACGTGCCCAGCCTGCTTGCCGACAAGACCACCGGGCTGGCGCTGGCCAATGCCGTGCTGGCCGCGCTGCTGTACCGCGAGCGCCACGGCGTGGGCCAGCTGGTCGAGGTGCCGATGCTCGAAACCATGACCGCCTTCGTGATGACCGAGCACCTGGGCGGCCTGACCTTCGACCCGCCCCCGGCCGGCGCCGGCTACGCGCGCCTGCTGCAAGGCGGGCGGCGCCCCGCGCCGACCCGCGACGGCTGGATCTGCGCGCTGCCCTACACCGAGCGCCACTGGCAGGCCTTCTTCCGCGCGGTGGGCCGCGACGACCTGGCCGAGCGCTACGACGTGGCCGACCGCGCGCAGCGCAACGCCAATATCCGCGCGCTGTACGGCCACCTGGCGGAGTTGACGCCGGCGCGCAGCACGGACGAATGGATGCAGCTGTTCGAGTCGCTCGACATTCCCGCCACGCCCATCTACGGCCTCGATGCGCTGGTCGACCACCCGCACCTGCGCGCGGTCGGGCTGTTCCAGCAAACCCAGCACCCTACCGAAGGCCCGTTGCGCGAACTGCGTCCGGCCGCGCGCTTCTCGGCCACGCCGCTGTCGCTGCGCCGCCATGCGCCGGCGCTCGGCGAGCACACCGACGAGGTCTTGCGAGAACTGGGCATCGCCCAGGATGCGCGGCAGTCATAA